The following proteins are co-located in the Streptomyces sp. DT2A-34 genome:
- a CDS encoding oxidoreductase, which translates to MRRSGSTRRSGRTFRTVAAGVACGAALAALTAVPAQADQPERRAPHWELKDSGTPEVRFRGLSAASRNTAWLAGTQGTVLRTTDGGATWRNVSPPGAAELQFRDVEAFDARRAVVLAIGEGEASRVYRTQDGGATWTESFRNTDARAFYDCMTFFDHRHGLAMSDPVDGRFRILSTGDGGRSWKVLPGDGMPAALEGEAGFAASGQCLVTSGRKDVWLATGGAARARVLHSADRGLTWTAADTPVPAGDPARGVFALAFRDRTHGLAVGGDYRPDQASPQAAARTGDGGATWQPAAMPVNAYRSGVTWLPHSRTAALAVGPAGTDLTTDGGRTWRTVDTGSYDTVDCTPDRGCWAAGEKGRVARWES; encoded by the coding sequence ATGAGGCGTTCGGGGAGCACGCGACGGTCGGGGCGTACGTTTCGGACAGTGGCCGCGGGGGTGGCGTGCGGGGCGGCGCTGGCCGCGCTGACCGCCGTACCCGCGCAGGCGGACCAGCCGGAGCGGCGGGCACCGCACTGGGAACTCAAGGACAGTGGCACGCCCGAGGTGCGCTTCCGCGGGCTGTCCGCGGCCAGCCGGAACACCGCCTGGCTGGCCGGAACCCAGGGCACCGTCCTGCGCACCACCGACGGCGGCGCGACCTGGCGGAACGTCTCGCCACCCGGCGCCGCCGAGCTGCAGTTCCGGGACGTCGAGGCGTTCGACGCGCGGCGCGCCGTGGTGCTGGCCATCGGAGAGGGCGAGGCGTCCCGCGTGTACCGCACGCAGGACGGCGGCGCGACCTGGACCGAGTCCTTCCGCAACACCGACGCGCGGGCCTTCTACGACTGCATGACCTTCTTCGACCACCGCCACGGCCTGGCGATGAGCGACCCGGTGGACGGAAGGTTCCGCATCCTGTCGACCGGCGACGGCGGCCGCTCCTGGAAGGTGCTGCCCGGCGACGGGATGCCCGCCGCGCTGGAGGGCGAGGCCGGCTTCGCGGCGAGCGGGCAGTGCCTGGTCACCTCCGGGCGGAAGGACGTCTGGCTGGCCACCGGCGGGGCCGCACGCGCGCGTGTGCTGCACTCCGCCGACCGGGGGCTGACCTGGACGGCCGCCGACACACCGGTCCCGGCGGGCGACCCGGCCCGCGGCGTCTTCGCGCTCGCCTTCCGCGACCGTACGCACGGCCTCGCGGTCGGCGGCGACTACCGCCCCGACCAGGCCTCCCCGCAAGCTGCCGCCCGTACCGGCGACGGGGGCGCCACCTGGCAGCCCGCCGCGATGCCGGTGAACGCCTACCGCTCCGGCGTCACCTGGCTCCCGCACAGCCGTACCGCCGCCCTCGCGGTCGGCCCCGCCGGCACCGACCTGACGACCGACGGCGGGCGCACCTGGCGGACCGTCGACACGGGCTCGTACGACACCGTGGACTGCACACCGGACCGGGGCTGCTGGGCCGCGGGCGAGAAGGGCAGGGTCGCGCGGTGGGAGAGCTGA
- a CDS encoding SsgA family sporulation/cell division regulator, translated as MSTVIEQPVEARLVAAAPRMPSIPATLHYDRRDPFAVRMTFPAPATLEGVEVCWTFSRELLVAGLERPEGHGDVRVRPYGFDRTVLEFHAPEGTAVVHIRTGEVQRFLQSTSELVPLGLEHLQLDLDRDLAELMRDAC; from the coding sequence TTGTCCACCGTAATCGAGCAGCCCGTTGAGGCCCGTCTCGTCGCCGCCGCGCCGCGGATGCCGAGCATTCCCGCGACCCTGCACTACGACCGGCGCGACCCGTTCGCCGTCCGCATGACCTTCCCGGCCCCGGCCACCCTGGAGGGCGTGGAGGTCTGCTGGACCTTCAGCCGCGAGCTGCTCGTGGCCGGGCTGGAGCGGCCCGAGGGCCACGGCGACGTGCGGGTGCGGCCGTACGGGTTCGACCGTACGGTCCTGGAGTTCCACGCGCCCGAGGGCACGGCCGTCGTGCACATCCGCACGGGCGAGGTGCAGCGCTTTCTGCAGTCGACGAGCGAGCTGGTGCCGCTCGGGCTGGAGCACCTTCAGCTCGACCTGGACCGTGATCTGGCGGAACTCATGCGGGACGCCTGCTGA
- a CDS encoding ABC-F family ATP-binding cassette domain-containing protein, with protein MSTSLTCTSLSFTWPDGTPVFEGLDVAFGPGRTGLVGVNGSGKSTLLKLIAGELTPVDGAVRVAGEVGYLPQNVTLDTGLKVDEALGIADRRAALHAIEAGDVAEEHFETVGDDWDVEERALATLGELGLGHVELDRTIGEVSGGESVLLRLAALLLRRPDVLLLDEPTNNLDLYARRRLYAAVAAWPGVMVVVSHDRELLDLVDQIADLRSGEVTWYGGNYSAYEEALATEQEAAERMVRVAEADLKKQKRELVDAQVKLARRKRYGQKMWDQKREPKIVMGARKRAAQESAGKHRVMHEEKLAEAKERLDEAVDAVRDDDEIRVDLPYTAVPPGRTVLTLLDLELAYGARVNGGFDLRGPERIALIGRNGAGKTTLLRTIAGELEPVSGAATAHVPLRLLPQRLDVLDGELSVAENVARFAPGATNNRVRARLARFLFRGARADQKAATLSGGERFRAALAALMLAEPAPQLLMLDEPTNNLDMASVRQLTTALESYEGALIVASHDLPFLESIGITRWLMVEDGELKEITPEAVGYLA; from the coding sequence ATGTCTACTTCCCTCACCTGTACGTCCCTCTCCTTCACCTGGCCCGACGGCACCCCCGTCTTCGAGGGCCTCGACGTCGCGTTCGGCCCCGGCAGGACCGGACTCGTCGGCGTCAACGGGTCAGGGAAATCAACCCTGTTGAAGCTCATCGCCGGTGAGCTCACCCCGGTCGACGGCGCCGTGCGCGTCGCCGGCGAGGTCGGCTACCTCCCGCAGAACGTCACCCTCGACACCGGCCTGAAGGTCGACGAGGCCCTCGGCATCGCGGACCGGCGAGCCGCGCTGCACGCCATCGAGGCCGGTGACGTGGCCGAGGAGCACTTCGAGACCGTCGGCGACGACTGGGACGTGGAGGAGCGCGCTCTTGCCACGCTCGGCGAACTCGGGCTCGGCCACGTCGAGTTGGACCGCACGATCGGCGAGGTGTCGGGCGGCGAGTCGGTGCTGCTGCGGCTGGCCGCGCTGCTGCTGCGCCGCCCGGACGTCCTGCTGCTCGACGAGCCCACCAACAACCTCGACCTGTACGCACGCAGGCGGCTGTACGCGGCCGTCGCCGCCTGGCCGGGGGTGATGGTGGTGGTCAGCCACGACCGCGAACTCCTGGACCTCGTCGACCAGATCGCCGATCTGCGCTCCGGGGAGGTCACCTGGTACGGCGGCAACTACTCGGCGTACGAGGAGGCCCTCGCCACCGAGCAGGAGGCGGCCGAGCGGATGGTGCGGGTCGCCGAGGCCGACCTGAAGAAGCAGAAGCGTGAACTGGTCGACGCCCAGGTCAAGTTGGCCCGGCGCAAGCGGTACGGGCAGAAGATGTGGGACCAGAAGCGGGAGCCGAAGATCGTCATGGGGGCGCGCAAGCGGGCGGCACAGGAGTCCGCCGGCAAGCACCGCGTCATGCACGAGGAGAAGCTCGCCGAGGCCAAGGAGCGGCTCGACGAGGCGGTGGACGCCGTACGGGACGACGACGAGATCCGCGTCGACCTGCCGTACACGGCCGTACCGCCGGGGCGGACCGTCCTCACGCTCCTGGACCTGGAGTTGGCGTACGGCGCGCGCGTGAACGGCGGCTTCGATCTGCGTGGCCCTGAGCGGATCGCGCTGATCGGGCGCAACGGCGCGGGCAAGACGACGCTGCTGCGGACGATCGCCGGGGAGCTGGAACCGGTGTCGGGTGCGGCGACGGCACATGTTCCGCTCCGCCTCCTGCCGCAGCGGCTCGACGTGCTCGACGGCGAGCTGTCGGTCGCCGAGAACGTGGCCCGGTTCGCGCCGGGCGCCACCAACAACCGGGTCCGGGCACGCCTTGCCCGCTTCCTGTTCCGGGGAGCCCGCGCCGACCAGAAGGCGGCGACGCTGTCCGGCGGTGAGCGCTTCCGGGCCGCGCTGGCCGCGCTGATGCTGGCCGAGCCCGCACCGCAGCTGCTGATGCTGGACGAGCCGACGAACAACCTGGACATGGCGAGCGTACGGCAGCTCACCACGGCCCTGGAGTCGTACGAGGGGGCGCTGATCGTGGCCAGTCACGACCTGCCGTTCCTGGAGTCGATCGGCATCACGCGCTGGCTGATGGTGGAGGACGGAGAGCTGAAAGAAATCACGCCA